One genomic window of Camelina sativa cultivar DH55 chromosome 5, Cs, whole genome shotgun sequence includes the following:
- the LOC104789465 gene encoding uncharacterized protein LOC104789465 translates to MDWAFKLDDALWAYRTAYKTPIGRTPFQLLYRKNCHLPVEVEYKATWAIKLLNLDIKTAQERRAMDLHELDEIRLEAYDNSRIYKERIKAFHDKKIQHKDLKAGDKVLLFNSNLRQFPGKLKSRWSGPFEVKEVMPYGAVTLLGKDGTEFTVNGQRVKKYMVNESIEAGSSLHLADPAPV, encoded by the coding sequence ATGGATTGGGCATTCAAGCTAGATGATGCGCTATGGGCTTACAGGACCGCTTACAAAACACCGATTGGGCGAACGCCTTTCCAGCTTCTTTATAGAAAAAATTGTCACCTTCCGGTCGAGGTAGAATATAAAGCTACGTGGGCGATCAAGCTACTGAATTTGGACATAAAAACTGCTCAAGAAAGGAGAGCAATGGATCTCCACGAACTTGATGAGATACGGTTGGAGGCTTATGATAATTCGAGGATCTACAAGGAAAGAATCAAAGCCTTTCATgacaaaaaaatccaacacaAGGATTTGAAAGCTGGAGACAAAGTCCTTTTATTCAACTCAAATCTTCGGCAATTCCCCGGGAAGCTCAAGTCAAGATGGTCAGGACCTTTCGAAGTTAAAGAGGTTATGCCCTATGGAGCAGTGACATTGCTCGGGAAGGATGGGACTGAGTTTACTGTGAACGGGCAGAGAGTGAAGAAATACATGGTAAATGAGAGCATAGAGGCGGGGTCATCTTTGCATCTCGCCGATCCCGCACCGGTCTGA